AATTTGCACAAGTTCAAAGTCAATATCCTTTAGCTATTTATAAGTGTGCAAGTACCTAATAAATGTGATAAGTGTTCAAGACATTTTATGTCACCCGGATAGTGTTTAGATGCTTGACACTGCTTTCAAACTTTATTCCTGGTATTAGAGGTGAAAAGCGGATTGCCACCTACTTACGCTACCGCTTtcgttaggtaggtaccttaccTGGGTACTTTACCTAAGTCCCATGTTTTATTACCTAATTGTTTGTAGAGATTTTGAGTACTTTGCCATTATACACTCTACTTCAGACGTCGTCAttatatattttagtaatttttttattaatacctaagtttgaaaaatcaattcaaaaaataaaagagtGCTAAATTGTAAAGCAATTTTTAAGGCATAACATCCTAAAATATTGAAGCAGACAACGGGAAATTCTAGAAAGCTTCTTTTGTTTCAGGGTAAAAAGTCACTTACTGAAAGAACCTGGTGTTGATCACCAAAAATTTCGCACAGAAAAGCGGATTCCAATGTCTCCGAGCAGACCTGTCGGAGTATCGCCAGAGAACCCGTGAACACCGGGATTGGTCATCGGACGTCCGATGCGCTCTCCCCCATTGGAGCTAATCACATACACGCGCTGTCACTTCATTGTTATTAAATTTCTGAACATCTTctatattttatagttttctctattttcttttttgttaatacaaattaaaaaggcAAAATGACCAAGATCCTGAAAGTAGTTGGAGCGTCATGGCTCCGAACGAAGATCAGCTCGTATATACTGGGAATAATTGGAGTTCTTGCAATAGTGGCGCTCTTTGTTGGCCAGTTCGATAGGTAAGTgtaccaaaattatgtttacaaTAAGACTAGGCACTTACCTACTTTAAATTCTTATCAAATTTATGGCGATGACGGAGGCCGGAGTGTTTAAAGATTTAACTACATTATTGGCATGGTTTCAAGTTTCGGGTTTTGTGGTATTCTGATGCAATAACAACATGTAATACTTGTAAGTTATGGCTTTTCCGCCATATTGAAGATATACTCAAACGTAATTGAAATCTTTGTctgttataaactgaaataagtgGTGAAGGCTGGATGTTTGGAGGCGGAAGGCTTTTGTCTTGTCAATATCACACGACAATACACTGAcgatatattaatattttcattAAAGAATTCAAGAGGACGGAAATTATGCAGCCACAGTGTTCTACTCGAACAAGACTGGATATCGCATCGAGTATTGGGGTCAGAGCAACGACCTATCTGACATACCCAAGGGAGTCGCCCGAGCACACTTCCGAATGGACATTGACACAACTGGGTTAGTACACTACAAGACATGCAACGCTAACTATCGCTGATTAAAACTTATTGATAaactatgtatgtaaacacATATGCGTGTAAGTGGCACGTCACTGTTTACAATGGTGACGGTTTATTCCACATCGACTCATTGCTTTGTTTGTGTAAGAAAATTATATCAAGATATATGTAattgataatattattttttaagtacatACATGCAAGTAAAATTAAATACGGAGGCACGTACCTACTACAAACATTGGATTGATCGGTCAgatgttttaaaataacatcCGTTACCCATAAAAATGCAAACAGTTAGGTAAACtataaacaaatatgtaagtacctacgtacTCATATGTGTAAGGTTTACCAGCGTAAACCGTAAAACCAACTTAAGTACTTTAAATTCTTTTTAGGTTCGTATTTCTATTTGACAATAAATTTAGTTGAGAAGTGGGTCTTGCGTCTCCATGTTTTTATCAGACCATTGTCTAATCAAGCAATAGCAACTGCCATTTACAAGGACTTGGGGGAGAGAGAAGGGGTTTTGCAATCAATATTGCAAGATCTTGCTCCAAATGCTGCACTAAATCGTAGTAGCTAACTCTTACTTTGCATTTGCAGTTGGTCGCTATTGGAAGTAGAAACCGACAGTTCGTACCCGGACGAGATCCAAGCGTACGCAGCAGGCATAGTTGAGGGCGCTCTGACCTGGTACCTGATCCACACTCACCTGGAGAACACCATCCGCGCCAGGTGCGAAGACCAGGAGAAGCAATGCGACAAGCTCAGGGACGCCCTGGACCGCTCCGTCAACATCTGGAAGACAAAATCTTCTGAGCGAGCAGCGGCTGAACCATTCTGGCATCAAGTGAGttaaaaacattttcattatATCTGGATTTACTTAATAGGGTCGACGAAGGCCGACTGCATCCCAGCTATATGGTAACGTTTTGGATATGAGATGTAGCAGTCTGTGGCCGTCCTTTGGATAAGTGAGTATTATTTATTGCTTTAAatactttaattttattgtaatactaacaattttatggaCCTATGCAATTAAATTGTGTGTGACACGGGTTTAGTTAATTAAATTACCTACGCGTCAAGTAACTTTCTATATGATCCCACGAACCAATCAAAATGTGTGAACACCGTTCATTATAACAAAACTTCCACTAATATTCCCTTAAAGTTTCTTAATTTGTCCGCCGCGGTATTAAAGTTTCGCTCCTGAAAAACTACGACACGTGATATTCTGTTTTCAACATTTCACATTATTATAAGTGaggtttaggtatattttgtttgCAAAAGATACCTATTAGGAACACTATGAGTCTGAcggaaatttatttataaaaattccAGGTTTCGTTACACTACACTCAAATTAGCGGCATCTACACCGGCTGGAAGCATGGGGTAGACCGCAGCATGAAGGAATACGACCACGACATATCAGACCTTCACTGGTTGAACGCCGTGGCCGAGACGGTGGAGTTCCAGCGTAAGATGAACTTGACGCTGCGCGACCCTGCCCTGGACGCGGTGTCAGGCTTATCCAGTGCGTTTTTGAGGATCGTTAACGAAACATCTGAAGATGGAACCGCAGCTACCAAGCTTTACGTCGCTCATAACGCTGCTGGGAGGTATGcatattttaagtttaattaaattattaatttaagatAAAGGGTTGGCATTTTAGCTTGAGATTTTCCTTACGCGAAGCTTGCAGCATCGGTTATTATAGTCAATGGTCCATATTATCGTGTTTCGTTCCTTGGCCAACGTGTTGTCCTAAACTACATTATTGTTATTTCAAAATATCCATAACATAACTAAATACACATTTGCAAAACCGCACGAAAGAGTTATTGTAGAAATAGAGGTATTTCCTTTTTTATCCATAAAAAATCGACAATATCTTTCTAAAATCACAAACATCATTTTTTAAACTCACTGACACAAACATATTATGACAGTCATAGATGCAGTCAACAAATGGTCAACAACCATAGTCTAAACTAGAATTAATTCTAGAAagtaggtagagtctgtgcggaaagagaagagttgtatAGTTCGTCAAAGGAccgtctcatttcaatcatagacagagataataatactatctttatcttacactagtactagcacccaaaagaaaaggatgagtacttatagttttcctggttcttgcTGACTGACacattggtttgaccaactatagaatGTATAggctcccttacattccacTCTACTCACCTATAGCTACTCGTACCTATACTTTTCAGTTTGTCTCCGAATCCCGCGAACAAGTAGTAAAAGGTACTACAATAGTAAAACAATAGTATTAGATGTCTTATAATTCGAATTTTTATATTCGCAATTCTATTGCAGCTATTCGTCAATGACCAGAATACTGAAGCGCTATAAGCTTAACTACCACCTAACATCAAAGAGCTCAACGCTAGTGTCTGGTACGACCGTGGAGTTCTCCGGCTACCCAGGATCTGTCACGAGCCAGGACGAGTTCTACATGGTGCAAGGCGCTGGACACAGCATGGCCGTCACCGGGACCTCACTCAATAACTACAACAGTCATCTGTGGAAGGATGTCAATATCACTGTGCAAGTAAGTTACTTTAACAGATATTTCAATTAcacctaccgtaaaatggggtgagttgggtgaaatttgacttttgaaacctcgataaaattttatttttacatgtgaaaactgaatggtgtatatgtcgcagtcaaaagtgtgaactggtcaaaagaacttttaaccgacaaaaacaggcaaaactgcttttgactgagcatgttggtcaaaagtagttttacctgaaaatcattggttaatagtaattgggactgttactatcagtcaaaagtactcgcagagataggtagcttagggttatttttttttgctacgcccaaaaaacgaaactgttcccagagataggtaggttagggttattttttttgctacgccctaaaaacgaaactgctgccagaaataggtatgattttcaggtaaaactacttttgaccaaaatgctcagtcaaaagcagttttgcctgtttttgtcggttaaaagttcttttgaccagttcacacttttgactgcaacatatataataagtggttcggacgtttgtattttattttgggtagttccatttcataactttgacgataaagaggaaaacccacctcaccccgtagtgcctcgtatttggggtgagagggtttttcatacaaaggtgattttggaagattgttggatcgatttttttttattatgcgtattactatagccccattttaaattggaatacattatttttgtagcagtagccttaaaatcccttctcacccccctctcaaaccttctctccccattcataacccaactctccccgcgaaacctactcaccccgttttacggtacatctAGCTTAACAAAATTGTTACATATCAACACGAAAAACTCTTATTCAACGATGCCCTCAGTTTATGCTTGAGGCTGAGAAAACCATCGGGGTTGCGGTTGAACTTTCGCAACCGCAGATTATATAAAAGTTCTGCGCACCGAGCACTAAGAGGAAGTTCGATTTTCCTTGTGATCTTTGATCATAGCCTTAAAAGAGTATTTTATCTTTTTAGATTCCCACGGCGCCGCGCGTGGCAACCGCTAACCGCCTCGCTTCCAACCCCAGTGCTTGGGCGCACATACTGGCTGTAAGCAATTCTGGCACAGCGAGCAAGCAGTGGCTGGTCGTCGATTTCACCGCACTCGGCCATTTGGATGACTCCGGCAAAAAGGCAGACAGAAAGGAGTTTGTTCCCATGACCGGCTTAAACCAGTAAGTTCCTTTTATGACTTACAACGAACAGTTCGCACAAAATTCAAGAAAGAGTACGAGAGAGTCCCGATTGTCACCACACTCTCGCTGTTAAGCGCGGCACTCACTCTTCCGAAATTCCTCAGAATTTGTGTGCGACCTGTaacttgatgatgatgactcgAATATGTAAGACATTAAAGCTGCTTGTAAGTGGCATTACAATAACCTTTAAGATCTGCTTACCCGGCTAATTAGTGTCATTTCATTACGTTTTCTCAAAGGTATCTATTCTGTACATTAACCTTCTTGTTATAAATCTCAAATTCCAGGAATACGACAAATCACTGATTAGCAAATAATTTAGGAAAGATAAATAAGTTTCGTCTTTTTTATTGCAGAGACGTAAGGCACATAAGTGTAATTCGCAATAGCACCGGTCACCAAAAGGGTTTGCTGCGTCTCATAGAACAGGTGCCCGGACGCACCCACTCAGCTGACCTTACGGAAACCTTGCTGGAGCAGGGCTTTTGGGCCACATACGGGTTGCCGTTCTTCGAGGTAAGTTAGCACTTGCAATTAGCCTAACTATTGGGAACATACtatattataggtatatataatttaataaactttatttatctcacAAAGGATACATTTTACAATATGTACAAAACTTAAGAAACCAAAACCCGTTCTGAGCCATGCCGAGTCCAAAGGTCCCCATCGCACTAGCAGCGTTACCCCGCTGTATGGCGGTGGAGACCTGTTGGACAAGCCATGACTCAGAATGGGGGTCATTCCCCTTCTCCATGAGGCCTTGCCAAGCTCTCTGAAGACAGGTATATATTGAATCAGGAATAGAAAACACAAGGTCAACATTGCGTTATCTTCCCACGCTAAAATTGCAACTTCTATCACTCTTCTCTCACTCCAGGCTTCATAGGAgatttaatcttatattcacCCATTTTTGCAGGATATTTCCGAACATACGCACGTGAAACGAATGAAAGAAGAATACGGTGAAATATTCTCGGAGTTCCTATCACCCCGAGCCGTAATGTTCAAGAGAGGCTACAAGAACGCCACCTCTCTAGACAGCATCATAGCCCTGATGAGACAAAACAACGTCACAGCCATGAACAGAGCGAGCAACGAGACCGTGGACTGTACTGGAAATGACCCCTGTATCTTACAAGACAAAGGTTACTGGTCAGTTCTAGGGGTGCGTGGTGACATCGCACACTATAGGGAAGCTTATGGAGTTATCGACACTAAAGTGGTTGTAGGTAAGtgcgttcatacttaaaatacatGAATAACACAAAATTCTAGAAGTGCCTAAACTGTTCAAAGTGGTAGCTAGAAAAAAATTGGAAAGGTAAAATTTTGCAAAGTTACGCCCATCAAATTGTTCACCACTTACTTTTCTTAAGATAGATTTACCTACTACTGCACAAGACGATGGCAACGAGCCCAAACTCAATGAGGTTGCATTCTTTAATCACAAAGTTCATACGCCCttgcaaagagaatataatcatgCCCTTGTACGGTCTGGTTATCAAGTTAGGTTTGCGAAATTTCAGCTCAAATAGATACCCCAATAATTGAGTCTCGAATCTGCAATTCTTCAACATTTTTAACTAGTAAGTAACagatcaagtttttttttttcaggacaAGCAAACCACCGCTCATTGCAATTCGTCGCCATATCCAGCCCGCCGTACTCAAACTCAACAACCAACACAAGCATCCCCCTCAACAAAGGCACCGTGGCCACCATTTACACCGACCAGTTTGACGATGAGCCCACCATCAACGGGCCTGAGATCAGAGACCTCGTGAAGAAACAGCTAGAAGAAGAAGCTCAGGAAACTCTGGAACGTCTTAACAGGGATGTCATAAAACCCTTCCAATGGTCTGAGAGTGAATTCCAGAACAATACGCACCAAGGCTTACCCGATACTTGGAACTTTGGCTCCTTCACACCAGTTTGGTCGTGGTGAATCTCTTAGCGTCCTttaaatcataataattaaatttagaaTAGTGGTGTAACGTCTATAGAACATTATCCCAGCTTACAGTCCAAGTTCCAGAGATGTTTAAAAAGAAAATGCTACTTATTTTTCCGATATGATTAAATATGCTCATAAAATAGACGTTGTATCACTAATGTAGGATAAAATTgtgtaagtaataaaattgatattttttattgttttacccATTGTATTCAATGGCCGTTTAACATCCGTCCGATTTTACATAATCGCCGATGAAATCACCTTTATAATTCCTTTTTTAACTGTTAATTCAATgttttaagtacttatatagaattatttattcaatttatgtTCGTGTTCGTTAAAAAGTGTCGTACCTTTTGATTTAAGAGAATTGTTATGTTTACGTCGTCAGTAGGACCTGTGTTTTATTCCCAAGACGAAGTATTGCCACCTACCCGACTGGGTACCTATTCGAAGGAGTCACAAATAAAAGAGCCCACATTTCTCATAAAAAGAACTCCAAGATTAAAATGTAGTTAAAAAACTATATTTTACTTTATACCTTTGTACTTAAGAAATAATTTTACCTACAATTATtgttctttttttaataaaaatgaagTGACCTAAAAAATTCAGAGAATCGATTTTGCTCTCGAAAATATACCTATCAAAAATagattgtttattatttttcgtGATCCTCATTTCCCTTCTGCATCTGATCCGCATGCATAGAAATTTATGATGCAGATTTGATGCAATCCACATGctaatataaaataaagaacAGTCCAGACGGGAACAACTTGTCGCCAATCTGATTGtctgatcaaatcaggtggtgcggacgcaaacgcttGGCTCGCCGATTATAACCGATACCTATTACCGACAAAATGGAGGTGCGGGCGGCGGACACAAGAATATCAATTTGTGACGCTTGTAGTTAGTAGTATTTGCGTATGGGGGCATtttgggatcacttcggtcttgcaaatcagttaaccCTTGCCCTTGTCTCCCGCTCCCCACACGCGCCGGCCACCCCGTATTTGTTACGACCGATTTTTTTTGCATCCGAGATAATTGGCAGGTGAAAAGCACCTttaatatcattaaaaaaaactgcttTTCGACTGGGGTTAAAATGGCCGGAGATCTCCGTCCGTAACAAATGCGGGGTACAGAATAATTGACGGAAATCTACGGCCGGGGTAGATAGAGGgtgcttttttagggttccgtacccaaatggtaaaacgggaccctattactaagacttcgctgtccgtccgtccgtccgtccgt
The genomic region above belongs to Cydia splendana chromosome 13, ilCydSple1.2, whole genome shotgun sequence and contains:
- the LOC134796025 gene encoding putative phospholipase B-like lamina ancestor, whose translation is MTKILKVVGASWLRTKISSYILGIIGVLAIVALFVGQFDRIQEDGNYAATVFYSNKTGYRIEYWGQSNDLSDIPKGVARAHFRMDIDTTGWSLLEVETDSSYPDEIQAYAAGIVEGALTWYLIHTHLENTIRARCEDQEKQCDKLRDALDRSVNIWKTKSSERAAAEPFWHQVSLHYTQISGIYTGWKHGVDRSMKEYDHDISDLHWLNAVAETVEFQRKMNLTLRDPALDAVSGLSSAFLRIVNETSEDGTAATKLYVAHNAAGSYSSMTRILKRYKLNYHLTSKSSTLVSGTTVEFSGYPGSVTSQDEFYMVQGAGHSMAVTGTSLNNYNSHLWKDVNITVQIPTAPRVATANRLASNPSAWAHILAVSNSGTASKQWLVVDFTALGHLDDSGKKADRKEFVPMTGLNQDVRHISVIRNSTGHQKGLLRLIEQVPGRTHSADLTETLLEQGFWATYGLPFFEDISEHTHVKRMKEEYGEIFSEFLSPRAVMFKRGYKNATSLDSIIALMRQNNVTAMNRASNETVDCTGNDPCILQDKGYWSVLGVRGDIAHYREAYGVIDTKVVVGQANHRSLQFVAISSPPYSNSTTNTSIPLNKGTVATIYTDQFDDEPTINGPEIRDLVKKQLEEEAQETLERLNRDVIKPFQWSESEFQNNTHQGLPDTWNFGSFTPVWSW